A genome region from Brachymonas denitrificans includes the following:
- a CDS encoding glutathione S-transferase family protein, translated as MPTTPLTLYTHPYSRGRIARWMLEETGRPYDTVLLDYGTSMKADEYKTINPMGKVPAIRHGDVVVTEAAAICAYLADQFPLQHLAPAVTSPARGIYYRWLFFAAGPLEAAVTAHALKLHPGTPEQSRTAGYGSYADVLDTLEIELERTLDKGSYLCGEHFTAADLYLASHLMWGLQFGTIEKRPVFERYIAPILGREAHVRASAIDDELAATMQGNPAQT; from the coding sequence ATGCCGACTACCCCGCTCACGCTCTACACCCACCCCTACTCCCGCGGCCGCATCGCCCGCTGGATGCTGGAGGAAACCGGCCGCCCCTATGACACCGTGCTGCTCGACTACGGCACGAGCATGAAGGCGGACGAATACAAGACCATCAACCCCATGGGCAAGGTGCCGGCCATCCGGCATGGCGACGTGGTGGTGACGGAAGCCGCCGCCATCTGCGCCTATCTGGCGGACCAGTTTCCGCTGCAGCATCTGGCGCCGGCAGTGACCAGTCCGGCGCGCGGCATCTACTACCGCTGGCTGTTCTTTGCGGCCGGGCCGCTGGAGGCCGCAGTGACGGCGCATGCGCTCAAGCTGCATCCCGGCACGCCGGAGCAGTCGCGCACTGCCGGCTATGGATCGTATGCCGATGTGCTGGACACGCTGGAGATCGAGCTGGAACGCACGCTGGACAAGGGCTCCTACCTGTGCGGCGAGCATTTCACGGCGGCTGATCTGTATCTGGCTTCGCACCTGATGTGGGGGCTGCAGTTCGGCACCATCGAGAAGCGCCCGGTGTTCGAGCGTTATATTGCGCCGATCCTGGGGCGCGAGGCGCATGTGCGGGCCTCCGCCATTGATGACGAGCTGGCGGCGACGATGCAGGGAAACCCGGCGCAGACTTGA
- a CDS encoding molybdopterin dinucleotide binding domain-containing protein yields MKKLERRDLIAAGGLAAFGAGFSQTLGRMAEGVLGEQPERHFEHGRSPEPEFSVDPATGALKMNPKQQVSYTVCQGCTTLCGVRVRIDKESGQVIRVTGNPYNPLSTDPHLPMKAPFKESLISVSAFKDKGLGGRSTACGRGNAAMDQMNSPFRVLTPLKRVGPRNGGRWEPISFEQLVKEVTEGGDLFGEGHVDGLAKLRDLKTPIDPNAPELGAKVNQVGVVMGVNEGRDFFSQRFWKQSFGTLNYVGHGSYCGGAYRSGSGALFGDMKAMPHGKVDFANAEFAMFVGTAPANAGNPFKRSGALVAKARAQGVLDYVVVDPVLTNADNRAVPTRSHWVPIRPSTDGALAMGIMRWMFDNNKVNTAYLAFPNQEAAKVGGEPSFTNATWLVIAEKGHPRFGRFVRGTDLGLVALPDEERYKEKDPYYVLGADGALADAGTYMGAAQLEATQPLTIGEQQVAIKTAYQLLRESAQKMTVKQASDITGIPVDVINGLATELTSHGRKACVVSHGGMMGGNGFYNAYALMTLNALIGSLNYKGGFALSAGGFRDAAEGPRYNLATFEGEIKPKGIPLGRNVPYERTSEFKKRKEAGEKPYPARDQWFPNAPGLATEWFTAALNGYPYSLKALVLWAANPIYGIPGLRPLVEDKLKDPKKLPLIIAIDPLINESNAFADYIVPDSIMYESWGWVAPWSGVPTKTMAARWPVVEPKAAKTPAGIPIGMENFLIALAKKMNLPGFGPTGLTGKDGQPVPLERPEDWYLRGGANIAFAGKEPVIDATDEDIQLSGVERILPLIKSTVKEDEWRKVAFLYTRGGRYQPLNQSQDETNPDWQTWKFEKALWLWNDNLAGAKNSLTGKPYSGCATWTPPAFCDGTPMRDVYKPQDWPLTLISFKSPLQNSYSIATRITGVHPDNPAIVHPQDAERAGLRTGDVAKLQTPGGEAKCTVIVHEGVVPGTVAIEHGYGHKELGARAHTLGGQRQPDRPDLRAGININDIGLQDPTRGGKHIWVDSVSGTSVRNGLPARIRRA; encoded by the coding sequence ATGAAAAAACTGGAACGTCGTGACCTGATCGCAGCCGGTGGACTGGCAGCCTTCGGCGCCGGCTTCTCGCAGACCCTGGGCCGCATGGCAGAGGGCGTGCTGGGCGAGCAGCCCGAGCGCCACTTCGAACACGGCCGTTCGCCCGAGCCCGAGTTCAGCGTCGATCCCGCCACCGGCGCGCTCAAGATGAACCCCAAGCAGCAGGTGAGCTACACCGTCTGCCAGGGCTGCACCACGCTGTGCGGCGTGCGTGTGCGCATCGACAAGGAAAGCGGCCAGGTGATCCGCGTCACCGGCAACCCCTACAACCCGCTCTCCACCGATCCGCACCTGCCGATGAAGGCGCCGTTCAAGGAAAGCCTGATCAGCGTTTCCGCCTTCAAGGACAAGGGCCTGGGCGGCCGCTCCACCGCCTGCGGCCGCGGCAACGCCGCCATGGACCAGATGAACTCCCCGTTCCGCGTGCTGACGCCGCTCAAGCGCGTCGGCCCGCGCAACGGCGGCCGCTGGGAGCCGATCAGCTTCGAGCAGCTGGTGAAGGAAGTGACCGAAGGCGGCGACCTGTTCGGCGAAGGCCATGTGGACGGCCTGGCCAAGCTGCGCGACCTGAAAACCCCGATCGACCCCAATGCACCGGAACTGGGCGCCAAGGTCAACCAGGTCGGCGTGGTGATGGGCGTGAACGAGGGGCGCGACTTCTTCTCGCAGCGCTTCTGGAAACAGTCTTTCGGCACGCTCAACTACGTGGGCCACGGCTCCTACTGCGGCGGTGCCTACCGCTCCGGCTCCGGCGCGCTGTTTGGCGACATGAAGGCCATGCCGCACGGCAAGGTGGACTTTGCCAATGCCGAATTCGCCATGTTCGTCGGTACCGCCCCGGCCAACGCCGGCAACCCGTTCAAGCGCAGTGGCGCGCTGGTGGCCAAGGCGCGCGCGCAGGGCGTGCTCGACTACGTGGTGGTCGATCCGGTGCTGACCAATGCCGACAACCGCGCCGTGCCCACGCGCAGCCACTGGGTGCCGATCCGCCCCAGCACCGACGGCGCCCTGGCCATGGGCATCATGCGCTGGATGTTCGACAACAACAAGGTCAACACCGCCTATCTGGCCTTCCCGAACCAGGAAGCGGCCAAGGTCGGCGGCGAGCCGTCCTTCACCAACGCGACCTGGCTGGTGATTGCCGAAAAAGGCCACCCGCGCTTCGGCCGTTTCGTGCGCGGCACCGACCTGGGCCTGGTGGCGCTGCCGGACGAGGAGCGCTACAAGGAAAAGGATCCCTACTACGTGCTGGGCGCGGATGGCGCACTGGCCGATGCGGGTACCTACATGGGCGCCGCCCAGCTCGAAGCCACGCAGCCGCTGACCATCGGCGAGCAGCAGGTTGCCATCAAGACCGCCTACCAGCTGCTGCGCGAATCGGCGCAGAAAATGACCGTCAAGCAGGCCTCCGACATCACCGGCATTCCGGTCGACGTGATCAATGGCCTGGCCACCGAGCTGACCAGCCACGGCCGCAAGGCCTGCGTGGTGAGCCACGGCGGCATGATGGGCGGCAACGGCTTCTACAACGCCTATGCCCTGATGACGCTCAACGCGCTGATCGGCAGCCTCAACTACAAAGGCGGCTTTGCGCTGAGCGCCGGCGGCTTCCGCGATGCGGCGGAAGGCCCGCGCTACAACCTGGCCACCTTCGAAGGCGAGATCAAGCCCAAGGGCATCCCGCTGGGCCGCAACGTGCCCTACGAGCGCACCAGTGAGTTCAAGAAGCGCAAGGAAGCCGGCGAGAAACCCTATCCCGCCAGGGACCAGTGGTTCCCCAACGCGCCCGGCCTGGCCACCGAGTGGTTCACCGCCGCGCTCAACGGCTACCCCTACAGCCTGAAGGCGCTGGTGCTGTGGGCCGCCAACCCGATCTACGGCATTCCCGGCCTGCGCCCGCTGGTGGAAGACAAGCTGAAGGACCCGAAAAAGCTGCCGCTGATCATCGCCATCGATCCGCTTATCAACGAGAGCAATGCCTTTGCCGACTACATCGTGCCCGACAGCATCATGTACGAAAGCTGGGGCTGGGTGGCGCCCTGGAGCGGCGTGCCGACCAAGACCATGGCTGCGCGCTGGCCGGTTGTCGAGCCCAAGGCAGCCAAGACGCCCGCAGGCATCCCGATCGGGATGGAAAACTTCCTGATTGCTTTGGCGAAAAAAATGAACCTACCCGGCTTTGGCCCCACCGGCCTGACCGGCAAGGACGGCCAGCCGGTGCCGCTGGAGCGCCCGGAAGACTGGTATCTGCGCGGCGGTGCCAACATCGCCTTTGCCGGCAAGGAGCCGGTCATCGACGCCACTGACGAGGACATCCAGCTCTCCGGCGTGGAGCGCATCCTGCCGCTGATCAAGTCCACCGTGAAGGAGGACGAATGGCGCAAGGTGGCTTTCCTCTACACCCGCGGCGGCCGCTACCAGCCGCTCAACCAGTCGCAGGACGAAACCAACCCCGACTGGCAGACCTGGAAGTTCGAAAAGGCGCTCTGGCTCTGGAACGACAACCTCGCCGGCGCCAAGAACAGCCTGACCGGCAAGCCCTACAGCGGCTGCGCCACCTGGACGCCGCCCGCTTTCTGCGATGGCACGCCGATGCGAGACGTGTACAAGCCGCAGGACTGGCCGCTCACGCTGATCAGTTTCAAGTCGCCGCTGCAAAACTCCTACAGCATCGCCACCCGCATCACCGGCGTGCACCCGGACAACCCGGCCATCGTGCACCCGCAGGATGCCGAACGCGCCGGCCTGCGTACTGGTGACGTGGCCAAGCTGCAAACCCCCGGCGGCGAAGCCAAATGCACCGTGATCGTGCACGAAGGCGTGGTGCCCGGCACCGTGGCCATCGAGCACGGCTACGGTCACAAGGAACTGGGTGCCCGTGCCCACACCCTGGGCGGCCAGCGACAGCCCGATCGCCCGGACCTGCGCGCAGGCATCAACATCAACGATATCGGCCTGCAGGACCCCACCCGCGGCGGCAAGCACATCTGGGTGGACTCGGTTTCCGGCACCTCGGTGCGCAATGGCCTGCCGGCCCGCATCCGCCGCGCCTGA
- the nrfD gene encoding NrfD/PsrC family molybdoenzyme membrane anchor subunit has protein sequence MSTIVETINVAREVAWLPWAVQYFFLIGLSYGAFLLSLPGVALRKPGWEVISRLALLAALVCGLSAPVALLADLHQPGRFWHFYAYFSPKSWMSWGSFFIPVYLTGLILYAWLAFRPLLQQHADENGRFATVARWVALGGHESRGPLLMAAALALIGAVLVALYTGVEVMVVRARPLWHTPLLPLQFVITSLGGAAGLTLLFNRFGPGRDDAAINRRLAHTVAWMQLASLLLGGVWLALGLSGISPINAEALAEVGGSNNWQMAAAWAVVVTAITWWLGWKRPNSSLLLALLALHSAWMIRWAIFIGGQEVPKTGAGYYSYQLPLGPEGLLGIIGTAGLWVFLFIVITYVLPLDRIGRSTPVKA, from the coding sequence ATGAGCACGATTGTCGAAACCATCAACGTCGCACGCGAAGTGGCCTGGCTGCCCTGGGCTGTGCAGTACTTCTTCCTGATCGGCCTGTCCTACGGCGCCTTCCTGCTGTCGCTGCCGGGCGTGGCGCTGCGCAAGCCTGGCTGGGAGGTGATCTCGCGCTTGGCCCTGCTGGCCGCGCTGGTGTGCGGCCTGAGCGCCCCGGTGGCGCTGCTGGCCGACCTGCACCAGCCGGGCCGCTTCTGGCACTTCTATGCCTACTTCTCGCCCAAGTCCTGGATGTCCTGGGGTTCCTTCTTCATTCCGGTCTATCTCACCGGTCTGATCCTGTATGCCTGGCTGGCTTTCCGTCCGCTGCTGCAGCAGCATGCCGATGAAAACGGCCGCTTTGCCACCGTGGCGCGCTGGGTTGCGCTGGGCGGTCACGAAAGCCGCGGCCCGCTGCTGATGGCCGCTGCGCTGGCGCTGATCGGCGCCGTGCTGGTGGCCCTGTACACCGGTGTGGAAGTGATGGTGGTGCGTGCCCGTCCGCTCTGGCATACGCCGCTGCTGCCGCTGCAGTTCGTCATTACCTCGCTCGGCGGCGCGGCCGGCCTGACGCTGCTGTTCAACCGTTTCGGCCCCGGTCGTGACGATGCCGCCATCAACCGCCGCCTCGCCCACACCGTGGCCTGGATGCAGCTGGCCTCGCTGCTGCTGGGCGGCGTCTGGCTGGCGCTGGGCCTGAGCGGCATCTCCCCGATCAACGCCGAGGCGCTGGCCGAAGTGGGTGGCTCCAACAACTGGCAGATGGCCGCCGCCTGGGCCGTGGTCGTTACCGCCATCACCTGGTGGCTGGGCTGGAAGCGTCCCAACAGCAGCCTGCTGCTGGCCCTGCTGGCGCTGCACTCCGCCTGGATGATCCGCTGGGCCATCTTCATCGGTGGCCAGGAAGTGCCCAAGACCGGCGCCGGCTACTACAGCTACCAGCTGCCGCTGGGCCCCGAAGGCCTGCTCGGCATCATCGGCACCGCCGGCCTGTGGGTGTTCCTGTTCATCGTGATCACCTACGTGCTGCCGCTCGACCGCATCGGTCGCTCGACCCCCGTCAAGGCCTGA
- the dsrO gene encoding sulfate reduction electron transfer complex DsrMKJOP subunit DsrO: MKHSPSPTPAGGAAPSASRRNFLRGIPVITAAAATVPTPAMAETSKHHWGMLVDVRKCIGCQACTVSCIQENVVPEGSFRTVVSTYSVKVKDSVQPAGTYVLPRLCNHCDEPPCVPVCPVSATYKRADGIVVVNNERCVGCAYCVQACPYDARFINHETNKADKCTFCAHRVEAGLLPACVETCVGGARIFGDLNDPNGVLRQQLDANKDKLKVLKPEQGTKPQVYYIGLDERFTGKVEGQGTLWKPRATHG; this comes from the coding sequence ATGAAACATTCCCCATCCCCCACCCCCGCAGGCGGCGCAGCCCCCTCGGCCTCGCGCCGCAATTTCCTGCGCGGCATTCCCGTCATCACTGCGGCTGCGGCCACCGTGCCCACCCCCGCCATGGCAGAAACCAGCAAGCACCACTGGGGCATGCTGGTGGATGTGCGCAAGTGCATTGGCTGCCAGGCCTGCACCGTCTCCTGCATCCAGGAGAACGTGGTGCCCGAAGGCAGTTTTCGCACCGTGGTCTCCACCTACAGCGTGAAGGTGAAGGATTCGGTGCAGCCGGCCGGCACCTATGTGCTGCCGCGCCTGTGCAACCACTGCGACGAGCCGCCCTGCGTGCCGGTCTGCCCGGTCAGTGCCACCTACAAGCGCGCCGACGGCATCGTGGTGGTCAACAACGAGCGCTGCGTGGGCTGTGCCTACTGCGTGCAGGCCTGCCCGTATGACGCACGCTTCATCAACCACGAAACCAACAAGGCCGACAAGTGCACCTTCTGCGCCCACCGCGTGGAAGCCGGCCTGCTGCCCGCCTGCGTGGAAACCTGCGTCGGTGGCGCCCGTATTTTCGGTGACCTGAACGATCCCAATGGCGTGCTGCGCCAGCAGCTCGATGCCAACAAGGACAAGCTGAAGGTGCTCAAGCCCGAGCAGGGCACCAAGCCGCAGGTGTACTACATCGGGCTGGACGAGCGCTTCACCGGCAAGGTCGAAGGCCAGGGCACGCTGTGGAAACCGCGCGCCACCCACGGCTGA
- a CDS encoding sensor histidine kinase yields the protein MGIGAGLWRRCRAGAFALACLLGVAASSAQVAPDAPSAPASTAAAAARPAASAPEVRIGVLAFMRDDSTTMDWRPLLQHLQDTLPGYRFSLQYLDHNGLNQAVESGTIAFLITNPGQYVELESRHGVTRLLTLDHGMQEGSASGAAFGSTVIALRDRADLQQLQDLRNQRLAVVGQEAFAGYQILWGEMARIGMDPAVDSARLIRTGLPMEQVVQAVLDGKADAGVIRTCLLEAHPQWQQQLRVVAPVQLPGFPCASSTRLYPNWPVASLRGTSPELAKQLTASLLGMTVAADQMSWSVPADYQSVHELFRTLEIGPYAYLREPTLMVLAQRYWPWVAGLALLIVLWIVYTVHVEHQVRARTAALQQALDARDALEDKARQAKEQADHMARLSVLGELSSTLAHELNQPLAAIGNYARSLLRRADQQRLTDDAVRTAAGEVATQADRAADIVTRIRSFSRKRSAQSGPVSPVRLAEDAVALFRGMMVHAPTVLVHNRVPDDVLVDADALQIQQVLLNLLKNGLDATRQLEPEHQTLQIALDADARQVQLAVQDDGEPLPPDALQSLFQPFYTTKPDGLGLGLAICRTIAEAHGGRLDARAGDHGRGLRFTLTLPRYLPPPPLAEAPAYDPA from the coding sequence ATGGGAATCGGTGCTGGACTGTGGCGGCGGTGTCGGGCGGGAGCGTTTGCGCTGGCCTGCCTGCTGGGCGTGGCTGCTTCGTCGGCGCAGGTTGCGCCCGATGCGCCATCCGCCCCCGCCAGTACGGCCGCTGCTGCCGCCAGGCCCGCCGCTTCTGCTCCCGAAGTGCGCATCGGCGTGCTCGCCTTCATGCGCGATGACAGCACCACCATGGACTGGCGCCCGCTGTTGCAGCACCTGCAGGATACCCTGCCCGGCTACCGCTTCAGCCTGCAATACCTGGACCACAACGGCCTGAACCAGGCGGTCGAATCCGGCACCATCGCCTTCCTGATCACCAACCCCGGCCAGTACGTGGAGCTGGAATCGCGCCACGGCGTAACACGCCTGCTCACGCTGGACCACGGCATGCAGGAAGGCAGCGCCAGCGGAGCGGCCTTCGGCTCGACCGTGATCGCCCTGCGCGATCGCGCCGACCTGCAGCAGTTGCAGGACCTGCGCAACCAGCGCCTGGCGGTGGTCGGCCAGGAAGCCTTTGCCGGCTACCAGATTCTGTGGGGTGAGATGGCACGCATCGGCATGGACCCGGCAGTGGACAGCGCGCGCCTGATCCGCACCGGCCTGCCCATGGAGCAGGTGGTGCAGGCCGTGCTGGACGGCAAAGCCGATGCCGGCGTGATCCGCACCTGCCTGCTGGAAGCGCATCCGCAGTGGCAGCAGCAACTGCGCGTGGTGGCGCCGGTGCAGTTGCCGGGCTTTCCGTGTGCGAGCTCTACCCGCCTCTACCCCAACTGGCCAGTGGCCAGCCTGCGCGGCACCTCGCCGGAACTGGCCAAGCAACTCACCGCCTCGCTGCTGGGCATGACGGTGGCGGCCGACCAGATGAGCTGGTCGGTGCCGGCCGATTACCAGTCGGTGCACGAACTTTTCCGCACGCTGGAAATCGGGCCCTACGCCTACCTGCGCGAGCCCACCCTGATGGTGCTGGCGCAGCGCTACTGGCCCTGGGTGGCCGGGCTGGCGCTGCTGATCGTGCTGTGGATCGTCTATACCGTACATGTGGAGCACCAGGTGCGTGCACGCACGGCGGCGCTGCAGCAGGCGCTGGATGCGCGCGATGCGCTTGAAGACAAGGCACGCCAGGCCAAGGAACAGGCCGACCACATGGCGCGGCTGTCGGTGCTGGGCGAACTCTCGAGCACGCTGGCGCACGAGCTGAACCAGCCACTGGCCGCCATCGGCAACTATGCGCGCAGCCTGCTACGCCGCGCCGACCAGCAACGCCTGACGGACGATGCCGTGCGCACCGCCGCCGGCGAAGTCGCCACCCAGGCCGACCGCGCGGCCGACATCGTCACCCGCATCCGCAGCTTCTCGCGCAAACGCAGCGCGCAAAGCGGCCCAGTCTCGCCGGTGCGCCTGGCCGAAGATGCCGTGGCCCTGTTCCGCGGCATGATGGTGCATGCGCCCACCGTGCTGGTGCACAACCGCGTGCCGGACGATGTGCTGGTGGATGCCGACGCCCTGCAGATCCAGCAGGTGCTGCTCAACCTGCTGAAAAACGGCCTGGACGCCACGCGCCAGCTCGAGCCGGAACACCAGACGCTGCAGATCGCGCTGGATGCCGACGCCCGGCAGGTGCAACTGGCCGTGCAGGACGACGGCGAACCCCTGCCGCCAGACGCGCTGCAGAGCCTGTTCCAACCCTTCTACACCACCAAGCCCGACGGCCTCGGCCTGGGCCTGGCCATCTGCCGCACCATTGCCGAGGCGCATGGCGGCCGGCTCGATGCGCGCGCGGGCGACCACGGCCGCGGCCTGCGCTTCACGCTGACGCTGCCGCGCTACCTTCCCCCTCCCCCACTTGCTGAGGCCCCTGCCTATGACCCAGCCTGA
- a CDS encoding response regulator transcription factor, producing MTQPDLWHLHVVDDDAAFRRSLLFLLESMGWDVTGHASGPEFLAACPEPDERIGCLLLDIRMPQMSGLELQRTLGERGWTTPVVFITGHGDVELAVQAMKQGAFDFLEKPFKDQRLLDVVSAALRQHEATLQRDSRTREAHEALARLSPREAEVALLVARGLPNKLVARELDISEKTVHIHRQHVMEKLGIGSAAELARVVLRADPGALD from the coding sequence ATGACCCAGCCTGACCTCTGGCATCTGCACGTCGTCGACGACGATGCCGCCTTCCGCCGCTCCCTGCTGTTCCTGCTCGAATCCATGGGCTGGGACGTGACCGGCCATGCCTCTGGGCCGGAGTTTCTGGCCGCCTGCCCCGAGCCGGACGAACGCATCGGCTGCCTGCTGCTGGACATCCGCATGCCGCAGATGAGCGGGCTGGAACTGCAGCGCACGCTGGGCGAGCGCGGCTGGACCACGCCGGTGGTGTTCATCACCGGCCATGGCGACGTGGAACTGGCCGTGCAGGCGATGAAACAGGGGGCGTTTGATTTTCTGGAAAAGCCGTTCAAGGATCAGCGGCTGCTGGATGTGGTGAGCGCGGCACTGCGCCAGCATGAGGCCACGCTGCAGCGCGACAGCCGCACGCGCGAGGCGCATGAGGCGCTGGCGCGCCTGTCACCGCGTGAGGCGGAAGTGGCGCTGCTGGTGGCGCGCGGGCTGCCGAACAAGCTGGTGGCCAGGGAACTGGATATCAGCGAGAAGACCGTGCATATCCATCGGCAGCATGTGATGGAGAAGCTGGGGATCGGCAGCGCGGCGGAATTGGCGCGGGTGGTGTTGCGGGCGGATCCGGGGGCGTTGGATTGA
- a CDS encoding RusA family crossover junction endodeoxyribonuclease — MSDEELIEAIERANLGLEPPPFGELSISIIGSPASVQSSKNVKNKYLGKIKNVLSQYKFVLTGQLTLDITWLVPAKSRYETDAKADIDNCLKPIIDAFTGPEGLFIDDCQLKGLYICWRHIESGEESLNFDFKFDPVQWGNKENLAFIRIDNAMCIFVDTTWPKVAKVMWIEAMRMGQQNKTALEHLNVSYLEAAGLLGGSQPFHRSRTGGFPVFSPEAFVEEGAADA, encoded by the coding sequence ATGTCAGATGAAGAGCTGATAGAGGCAATTGAACGAGCTAATTTGGGGCTTGAGCCACCGCCATTTGGTGAGCTATCCATTTCAATCATTGGATCACCAGCCTCGGTTCAGTCTTCTAAGAACGTCAAGAATAAGTATCTCGGGAAAATCAAGAATGTACTTTCACAATACAAGTTCGTTCTTACGGGCCAACTTACTCTGGATATCACTTGGCTGGTTCCAGCGAAAAGCAGATATGAAACAGACGCTAAAGCTGACATTGACAACTGCCTAAAGCCAATAATTGATGCTTTCACTGGCCCAGAAGGATTGTTCATTGATGATTGCCAACTCAAGGGCCTCTATATCTGTTGGCGACACATCGAGTCCGGAGAGGAAAGTCTGAATTTTGACTTTAAGTTCGATCCAGTCCAATGGGGCAACAAGGAAAATCTCGCTTTTATTCGGATTGACAATGCGATGTGTATCTTCGTCGACACGACCTGGCCCAAAGTCGCCAAAGTCATGTGGATTGAGGCTATGAGAATGGGGCAACAAAACAAAACGGCGCTTGAACATCTCAACGTATCGTATTTGGAGGCAGCGGGTCTCTTGGGAGGCAGCCAGCCTTTCCATAGGAGCCGCACCGGTGGGTTCCCAGTGTTCTCTCCCGAGGCATTTGTTGAGGAAGGCGCCGCAGATGCCTAA